The Blastocatellia bacterium DNA window ACAAACTGTTGAGCAAACAGAGACACAAGATGCTAGTTTTTCTGCTCCAGCACCAGAGGCAGAAGAAACTAGTAGCGGTGGGGTGACAATTTTGTCTAAGTTAGGCAAAAAGGAAGACGAAGCTATCACGGATGAAGAAAAGCGTAGGTCAAAGGAAAAGGATAAAAGCCAAGTTGAGTCAAACCTAACTGCTCGATACTTAAAACCACGTCGTAGCTTTAATACAAACTCTCTTAAAGACCAGTTATCACAACGCTTGCAACAATCTAAGCCTCAAGGCGAGCCTGCAAAAGCCACAAATCAGCCTACTGACCAAACAAATCAAGATGCCAGCGTGTCAGAACAGCCTGATATGATGATGTCAGATGGGTTTGTCAAACTTCCAACAACTAATAAAGGGCAACAAGTTAGCAACCCTAAAGAAGGCAATAACTTAAGTCAACCAGGTTACTCACAAACTCCAACGGCTGATAGCATTTTTCGCGGGCAAGGGCAAAGCCCAAAGCAAAATCCTTTAGCCCAACCTGGTCAAAGTGTAATTCGTGATGGTCAAGGTCTAACAAATACATTTGGATTACAAAGAAATACTCAAGACGGACAATCTAATCCAGGTGTATCAAGTGATGGTAAAACACCTGGACAAAATAACAATGCTGGACAAGATCAATTGTCAAGCGGAGTACAAAAAGGTACACCTAGACAATTTCCATCTCCATTAGGTACAAATATTAATCAATTAGCATCATCTTTAACATCAAGCATATTGTCATCTCAGCTAAAACCATCAACAACCACCCAAAGCACCCCAGTCACCCCAAACAACACAGCCGACAGTAGCACTATGCCAAAGTCGCCTGTTTTTGGCCGACCTGCTGGACTTTCTTCCCAGGGCTTTCAATCTCCATTAACTCCACAACCTCCAAGCTCATCTCCTAATCCTTTAGGTCTACCAACAGAAAAACCTGGAGTTGGAAAAACATCTACACAAGACACAGACGCGCTATCACAAGCTAATGCTAAAAGTCCTTTTGGAGCAATAGTTAATAAGCCTGTTTCTATGTTTGAAGACAAGTCTAGCTATAGCCAAACTTCACTTGCAACCAATGACAAAGAACAAGTCAAAATGGCACTTGCAACAAAATTTCCTACTTTCGCAACTTTGCCGCCAAATATTCAAAATTCAATTGCTGAAGTTTTTGTCTCACAGCCGGATTTACCATTAGAAACAGCCGAAACCTTTATTCAATTTGCTGAAACTAATAGTTTTCAAAAATTAGGCACAAATGACAAAACACTAGCACTTAAGATGCTTGGATCGCTTATGCAAAATCCAATGAGTGGTGCTAATGATGGTCGTATGGCTCAAGTCTTAAATGATATAGCAAGCGGAATGATGGACTTACAAATTTATCGTTCTCCATCAAATGAGCCGGGCCGAAGTGATTCAACAGGTTTTGCACTTAATCTTGGTTCTCCAGAAGTTGCCGACGCTGTTAATCAAGCAATGAAAGGCGATAGCAGCAAGTTAGCCAATATTTTCTTAAATCTAGTTAAAGTTGTCCCAAATGTTCAAGCTCAAGATCCTACTTGGCAAACATTAATGTCCCAACCAGATTTCAAAGATTTACAAGTAGGAAAACAGGAAATCTTCCAAACAATGAAGCAATTTCCAGATGCTAATGCAAAACAGCTAGTTGAATATGCTGCTTCTCCTTCTGCTAAATTTGTTTTAGCGTCTCCAACAGATAAAACTAATGAACTAAAACTAGTTGCTTCAGTAAATACACTAAAAGAAGGTGAAACAAAAGACGTTAATGGCGAAACTGGACAACCTGCTAGAACTACTGGTTCAGGTTTAAGATTGCCAGGTCTTTCTGCTGGCAAACTGGATGCAACACCCGGCACAACTCAGCAAATACCCCTAGATGAGCTTGTTCAAGAGGGAACTGTTAACATAGGACTTTACCGAGCTAATGACGGTAAGAAAAATGTTGTTGAAGAAAATAACATCAAGCTTAATATTGCTGATCCAAGTGTCCAACGTAGCCTTGCAACGGATGGAAAACTTGCTGGTGCTGCTGCAACTAGAATGACTGCGGTTGCTGCAAAAAGTGTAGATCAAGCAATTAATGAGCTTAATAACAATCCTGCTTTTAAGAAGTTAGATGAAAAAACTAAACGTCTGCTAGCTAGCGCGTTAAAAGAACATCCTAAAGCTGATGTTGAGCAGTTACTTAAATTTGCTCAGTCTGATAGTTATACAGAAATTCCGCCAGATAAAAGCTCACGTGAAAAGGGCCATTTGATGAGAATGGTTGCATCCTTGCTACATCAATTTGCTGATAATCCTAAGCAATTAATGATGCTTTATAACTCTCTACAACGAATGTTTAATAATGATATTAAATTTGATGGGTTTCTTAATGACAGCAAATATATTAGCAATAACCAAGGTGGTGGAGTTTCTATTAATTCCAAATGGGTAGAAAATGAGCGAGAAGCCGCAGCCGTCTTTGTTACAGAAGTTAACCATGCCTTGCATGAACGTCCAAATATGAATTGGGGCGGGACAATAGCATTTTTTGCTAATCAATATCGCTCAGCTTATACAGAAACTCTTTTCCGTACCAATGCACAACCTGAGCCAGAGCAGATGCGACAATTTATTACAGGACTGCTAAGTCCTCAACCTTCAAGCGTTTATGCTCATCTTTATAATACTTATCAAACTGACCCAGTTTTTACCAATCTAGTAAAATGGATAGAAGATAAATTAAATGATGATGAAGTAGTTAAACCAGAAGAACTACGTCAAACTTTATTGGGGATGGTTGGTAAGAGTCCAAATATTGAGAGTGAAGAACCTTTTCAAGATTCTTGGTTTATCGATAATGAAAGCCCATTCCCAGATGCAGCAGCAGTTGTAGCACAGGTTTCAAGTCAAGTTGCGCTTGATCAGCTTTCTACCAAGGAACAAGCTGTAGTAATAAACTTAGTCCGTAAATATGAAGCTGACCCATGCATTTTTCATGAATTGATGCAAATGCCACGTTTTCAACAAGCTGATGAAGCAGAAAAAACTTGGCTACTTCGTTTAGTTGGTGGGCTTTCTTCAGAAGCCTCTAAAGAAGGAAAAGGATCCACTGCGCAAAGAACACTTGCACAAGTTCTTGGTGGTAAAGTAGATATTCAATTTTATGAAAATCAAACAGATCCACGCCTTCAACATTTAGAAAAAAATGTCTTAAATATTAATTTTGATAAGCACAAAATTTGTTGGTTGATGATTGGGTTGCAGGATTTAATGATGCTGCAATTGATTCAATCCTTGGCACAAGAAAATAAACTTAATTTTTTAGTTTTATACCAGCTTTTCAACAAAAACAGGTGTTGGAGACATAAAAGCTGGTTTTATTTTTGCACTTATAGACATTGTACTTAAGTTTTTTTTGTAGCAAGTTTAAGATTTGCTATAAGTTTTTGCTGGTGGGCTATATAGCTATTAAATCAAGCTAGATAAATCTAACTGTTTTATAAATTTATATTTTAAGGTGTAGAAATTATGACTAATAGTAATCGTGTAGGTGGAAAAGTTGCTCTAGTGACTGGTGCTGGTTCAGGAATTGGTAAGGCTACAGCTATTTTATTGGCTCAAGAAGGTGCAAAAGTTGCTGTTACAGATATTAATCTAGCTAGTGCTGAGGCAACTAGAGATGAAATTTTAGCAAATGGCGGTGTGTCAATGGCTTATGAGCAAGATGTTAGTTTAGAAGAGCCTTGGCAGACTATTACAAATGATATTTTGGCAAATTGGGGAAGCTTAAGTATTTTAGTTAATAATGCTGGAATTGCTATAACTAATAATTGTGATGAAATGTCTTTTGCTGATTGGCGCAAGTTAATGTCTATTAACTTGGACGGAGTTTTTCTTGGTACAAAATATGGTGTAATTGCAATGAAAAAAGGCACGGGTGGCAGCATCATTAATATTTCTTCTGCTGCTGGACATAAAGCGATACCAGGCGGAAGTGCTTATTGTGCTAGTAAAACAGCCGTGCAAATGCTGTCAAAATCTGTTGCTTTAGAGTGTGCGCAAAATGATAGCAATATTCGTGTTAACAGCGTTTCACCCGGCGGGGTAATGACGGCTATTTGGCAATCAACAGACTTTTGGAAAAAGTTAAAGAAAAAGTGTTGATGATAAAGTTTTTTGGGACGCAATGGCAAAAGGTATACCACTAAAAGATTTGCACAATCTGAAGAAATCGCCCAAGTTATTCTTTACTTAGCGTCGGATGCAAGCGGTTTTGTTACTGCAACAGACTTTTTAATTGATGGTGGTTATAGTGCTTAGTTATTTTGCTAGCCACCAAATTATTAAAAATAAAGCCACTATAGCTACAATAATTTTTAGTGCTGTTAGGATTTTGCCTAGCAGCACTAAACCTCGCATAAATTTTACTGCTGATGGATCCATTAGCTTTATTTATGTAGCACTATTTCGTAGATTTTTGATTCAATAAATAGATTAAATAAATCGCTATCTATTTGTCCTAATTTAACTTCGCTTTCAATGATGTTAAGAGCTTTATCTACAGGAACAGCCTTTTTATAAGGGCGATCTGAAGCTGTTAGCGCGTCAAAAATATCTGAGATTGTCATCATTCGAGATTGGATTGGAATTTCATTAGCCGAAACTCCATTAGGATAACCACGTCCATTTAGTTTTTCATGGTGATAGCCGGCAATTCGGGGAATATTTTTCCATTCTTCTAACCAAGGTATTTGAGAAAGAAAAACAAAGGTGTGATAAGCGTGTTGCTCTATTTCTCGACGCTCCTGATCGTTAAGTGAGCCTTTTGGAATGGAAAGTGTCCGAATTTCTTGTTCATTTAATAACGGCATAGTGTTTCCATCATAGGTTTGAAGGCTACGTTGAGCAATTTCTATCAGTCTTTCAAAAGAACCTTCTGCTAAAACCGTTGGCTCATTACTTTTTACTATCATTTGCCACATTTCATCTAAATGCTTCATTTCATTAGCTAAATCTATGTCTATTTCTGGCAAGTTAGCTAAATAAGCGTCTTGGCCTTTTTTTAGCAAATATTCTAGTTTTCTTTCTGAAAATCCTAGTTGAACAGTACGACGATAAAAATCAAAACGCCATTTTAATAGCTCAAATTGCAATGGATAAAGCTTTTTAGCTTTTATTAATACTTCTTCTCTTACCCCTACCTTACCAAAATCATGTAGTAAAGAAGCGTAACGAATTTCAGTTAATTGATCACGACTAAAACTTACACCTCCAAAAGGTTTGCGGTCGTATTTATCCACTAGTTCAGCTAGTCCAACGGTTAAATCCGCTACTCGAAAAGAATGTCCTGAAGTTGTAGGGTCGCGTTGCTCAATAGCTTTTACTGAAGCACTTACAAAACCTTCAAATAAATTTTTAATATTTTGGTAGAGTAAAGAATTTTCTAAAGCTACAGCGGCTTGTGAGGCTAGGGAAGTTGCTAAATCTACTAATTCCTGCGGGTAAGGATTAACAAAACGGTTTGCAACTTCAATATTATTAATTTTTACTTTGGTAGCAATTTTATGATTAATTAGCTGTAGAACTCCTATGACATAGTTAAAAGCATTAAACATAGGTACAACTAACATTGATTTTGTATGGTAGCCACTACGCTCATCAAATGAACGATTAAAACCATAAGGTGCTTCTATTGGGATTTGATAAACGTCTTCAATATTTAATGGAATGCCAGATTCAGCAACAAATCCAGCAATTGATTGATAAGAAACAGGAATGGTAAATTCTTGAAATTGGGCTTTGGATTCAATTGCTAAACTTTCGTTAAGTGTATACTTAAAACGTAGTTGCTCGCCTCCTTTGCCGTCTGGCTCAACTAAATAAAGGCTTGCAGCATCTGAACGTGTTACTTCTCTAGCTTTACGTACAATCATATCTAGCAATCGTTCGGTGTTTCGTTCAGCAGAAAGAGCCATTCCAACGCGGTTAAGCTCGTACATTATTTGGGTTTGTCCCTCTAGGCGAATACGTGCATTTTCTACAACTTCGCGTGAATGCAGAAAGGTGCAGGCATTTTCCATTTGCTTGCCTGTCATTAGTGCAGAAGAATTTGATGGCAATAGACAATATATTTTTTTGATTAATTCTGCTGGTAGCTTTTCAAAGTCTAATTCTGTACCAACAACAATTAAACATCGGTTTGGATGGGGTTCAATAAATGGAAAATTTTCTGAAATTAAGCTAATAGGGGCTAATATAATGCCATAAACAGTTGATGTTAAGATGTTTTTTTGTACTATACCAATCTTAAAGTCGCCTTTTAGAGGAATTAGTTCATAGTCTTTTTCTAGTATTTTTACAATATTAGATAGTTGCTGATGAACAAAATAGTAAATAGGCTGTTTCATTTCTCCTCCGGGGGCAGAGTTTCTTTATAAAAATATTTTAGTGATATCTTGGATAAAATATCAAAACCTATTAAGAAATTGAAGGAATAAAAATAGATGAATGAAGAAATTAGGAAATTATTCCCAATCACACAAAATTATCTTTACTTAAATCATGCTGCTGTGACTCCTTATTCTACAATGGTAGAATCTGCAATAAGTAAAATTGCTAGTGATATTGCTCAAAATGGTTCTGTAAATTGGCATCAATGGATTGATACAGTTAATAATACTCGTCTTTTAGTAGCTAAATTACTAAATGCAAAAGCAGAAAATATTGCTTTTATGAAAAATACTTCTGATGCTATTTCTGCCGTAGCTAATGGAATTAATTGGGTTAATGGGGATAACGTTATTAGTTGTGATATAGAATTTCCTGCAAATATTTATCCTTGGATGAGATTAAAGCAACAAGGTGTAGAGCTAAGACTAGCTAAAACAATAAATAAAAAAGTTTCTCCTGAAAATTTATTTCAACTAGTTGATAGCCATACTAAAGTAATTGCTCTTAGCTGGGTACAATATTCTAGTGGATTTCGTGCTGACTTAATTACTATAGGTAAATTTTGTAGGGAAAATAATATTTTATTTTGTGTTGATGGAATTCAAGCTTTAGGGGCATTAGAGCTAGATGTAGAAAGAGATTTTGTAGACACATTTGCTGCTGATGCACATAAATTTTTAATGGGGCCAGAAGGCGTTGGAGTTATGTTTTTATCTAATAGAGCTTTAGAATTAATTCAACCTACTACAGTAGGCTGGCTATCAGTAAAAAATTGGTGGAATTGTTTTGATGAAGATTTTGAATATAAACTAGATTATTTACCTTCAGCACAACGCTTTGAATGTGGAACACCTAACACAGTAGGTATTTATGGATTAAAAGCAGCTTTGGAACTAATGCTAAAAATAGGTGCAAAGGAAATAGAAAATTATCTATTAGATTTATGTGAGTATACTTTCAAAGGCTTACAAGAGTTAGGTTTTGAAACTCTTGCACCAACTAAACGAGAAGAAGCATCAGCAATTGTTTGTTGCCGGCATAGTAAATTTACTCCAGAACAATTCTATAAAGCGTTGCTAAAGGAAAAAATTGTTTGCGCCCCTCGATGTGGTTGGCTAAGAATTTCTCCTCATTTTTATATTAACCAAGCAGATATTGATCAACTGCTAACAACTCTAAGGAAATTAATTAGCTAAATTAACGACGTTTTTTAGACTTAATGCTAACATTACGACGACCATAAGCCTTTTTACTAGGAAAGTTTTTAACTTCGGTTAAAATTGGCGCACTATCAGGAAATATATTTTCAAGCCTTACTACTTTTGGAGTTAAAGATAAATCTGTGACAAGTTCTTTTAGTAAAGTATCTTGTTCATTACGAAAGTAATTTACTTTACCTACCATATTAAAAATAGCAAATAGCACTGGGCCATGTTCCTTAGTGTAAAGTACACCTTGGAGAATAGATGCTCCTTCATCAGTAATATGCAGTGTGCCAGTTTTAGCTACAACAGCACCTTGTAAAGAGCTTTCTACTAAACGAGTTACTAATGTTCCTGAGTCAACCCCCATTACAGGCATAATGTCTTCTATACGCATTTTGTAGGATCTTAGGAGCTTAACCATTTTCTCAAAAATTTTTATTGAAGCACGAGGAGTTATACGATTGTAATCTAGGCCAGAAGCATGAGTAATAATTAGCTCTTCTTCTTTTAGCTTAAATTCTGATTCTAATTCTTTTTCTATTACTTCAATTCCTCCAAGCATTTGCCCTAAATGTTCAGCATAGTAATTATCACTATGAGCATTCATATAAAGAAGCAATTCTTTTAGTGATTGGGAATTATGGACACCAAGTAAAATCCTGGAATCGTCTTTTTTGGAAGTTTCGCTGGTTTTGGTTGGTTTAGTAAAACGTAATCCTAAACTAGATCTTAATTTTGTATTTACATATATTTGATTTGAAGTATGGCGCAGTAGCAATGGGCCTTTTATAACTAACTCTCCTATTATAGTTTTAATTCCTTGGCTACGAATACTAGCAGCTAAATTATTAGCATCAGCAAGGGTAAAGTTTGGATCTCCTTCTGTTTCAATAATTAAATCACCATAAAGAACTTGTTTAGATTCATCAATTAATCCATAGGTATAAGCTACAGTCTTAAATTTATGATTTGGATCAAAACGCTTAAGTGCTAAATATGATACAGATAATTTCATTACGGAAGCTGGATTAAGTGGAGTATCTGCATTATGCTCAACTAAAACTTTACCTTCAAGTGTTTGCATTAAAATGCCTTGTGATTCTGTTGGTGCGCCGCTTTCACTTAAACGGTTAAGATAGCTTTCTAGTGATAAAAGCTTTTTAGGAGGTTTTAATTTAGCTATATCAATATCAGCATTAGCAACAGTTTCATTAGCAGGTTTAGTTTTTTTTCCAAAAAACTTTCCGCTAAAGGGTAAAAACAGCAGTAATAATAAGCTGATAGCAGACAAAGTAAGAATCGCTTTTTTCACTCTACACAAACTCCTCAGACTTAAAAATTTATTAATTATTGTTAAATTTGAAACGGGTACAAAATAGTTTTGTTTGAAGAAATAATTTGTTGTCTCTACAAATAGCGTTTACAGCCTAAAATATATTGCGATATAGCTTAAAAACTCAAGAATATTTTGCCAAATTTGGCAGAGTTTGTTTTGTCAAATTTGACTACATTGCCAAAAATGGCGTGTGTGCCAAAAATGATTAAAACAGCAAAAATTATTTATTTTTAACAAAGCTCTGTAACATATTGATTTATCAATTAGATAAATTTATTAGCTAGAATTATTTTATTTACCTGGAGCTAAGAAAAAATTTTTGTTTTTGTGGTATAGAATTTGTTTTCAGGTTTGGCATACCAGAAAAATTAGATTGTTTTTAGGAGACAAAGGTTATGTTATGCCAATCTTGCCAAGTGATATTTCCCTTCTATCTTAGCTACTGCCGTAGATGTGGAGAAAAATTAATAAAAGAAAAAGCTAAAAAATCACATACAACACAAATGGCAAGTTTAGTTAAACGTGCTGAAATGGGCAAAAAAGTTAAAGCAGAATATGTTACTGCTCCTATGACTCAACAAATGGGACAAGCTCAAAGATCAGTCGCTGAAAAACTACAAAATATTTTAGATGAATTTCCTTCATTAGAAACAACTAAAATTTCACAAATCTTCCTACCCACTTATGTAAGAAAAATGTCTTATAGCGAACAAATGAGACAAACTTTGCGTGAGTTTGATATGTCAGAACTCCAGTATTTAGAAAGAAATAGTGGTGTTTTATCAAACAATAATAGTTATCCTACAGAATATAAAACCAATGATAATAGGACATTAGAATTTAAGCGTCCTAGTACACATTTAGGTGAGACATTACCTTTTGCTAGCAGTAATAGTAGTTATACAGGTACAATTGACCAGCTTTTTAATAACAAAACAAAATATGGTTTAGGTAGCGACCGTCTTGGTCAAACTCGCCCCTTACCAGCAAAATTACATTTACCAACCTCACAACCATTAATTATTCCAACTCCTAACAGCGGTGGGATAGCTCTAAGTTTTAGACAAACATTAAGCAATCTTTGGTTTCGTATGCGAGATTTAGCAGAAAATTTGGCAGTAAATTTTTCTATTAAGAAAAATGCTTAAGGATCAAATTTTAACTTGCTGATTCTAAATAAGAAATATCATCGATATCTCTAATAAACAAAACCTGATGATGAACTAGCAGTTTATTATTTTGGTTAAAGGATTCAATAACTTAATTTTCTAAAAATAGGTAGTTTATGAATAGAAAAGCTTTTAATAATTTATTGAAAATGGCTATAGAAGATGGAGTAACAGATGTAATTT harbors:
- a CDS encoding GAF domain-containing protein, with the translated sequence MKQPIYYFVHQQLSNIVKILEKDYELIPLKGDFKIGIVQKNILTSTVYGIILAPISLISENFPFIEPHPNRCLIVVGTELDFEKLPAELIKKIYCLLPSNSSALMTGKQMENACTFLHSREVVENARIRLEGQTQIMYELNRVGMALSAERNTERLLDMIVRKAREVTRSDAASLYLVEPDGKGGEQLRFKYTLNESLAIESKAQFQEFTIPVSYQSIAGFVAESGIPLNIEDVYQIPIEAPYGFNRSFDERSGYHTKSMLVVPMFNAFNYVIGVLQLINHKIATKVKINNIEVANRFVNPYPQELVDLATSLASQAAVALENSLLYQNIKNLFEGFVSASVKAIEQRDPTTSGHSFRVADLTVGLAELVDKYDRKPFGGVSFSRDQLTEIRYASLLHDFGKVGVREEVLIKAKKLYPLQFELLKWRFDFYRRTVQLGFSERKLEYLLKKGQDAYLANLPEIDIDLANEMKHLDEMWQMIVKSNEPTVLAEGSFERLIEIAQRSLQTYDGNTMPLLNEQEIRTLSIPKGSLNDQERREIEQHAYHTFVFLSQIPWLEEWKNIPRIAGYHHEKLNGRGYPNGVSANEIPIQSRMMTISDIFDALTASDRPYKKAVPVDKALNIIESEVKLGQIDSDLFNLFIESKIYEIVLHK
- a CDS encoding aminotransferase class V-fold PLP-dependent enzyme, translating into MNEEIRKLFPITQNYLYLNHAAVTPYSTMVESAISKIASDIAQNGSVNWHQWIDTVNNTRLLVAKLLNAKAENIAFMKNTSDAISAVANGINWVNGDNVISCDIEFPANIYPWMRLKQQGVELRLAKTINKKVSPENLFQLVDSHTKVIALSWVQYSSGFRADLITIGKFCRENNILFCVDGIQALGALELDVERDFVDTFAADAHKFLMGPEGVGVMFLSNRALELIQPTTVGWLSVKNWWNCFDEDFEYKLDYLPSAQRFECGTPNTVGIYGLKAALELMLKIGAKEIENYLLDLCEYTFKGLQELGFETLAPTKREEASAIVCCRHSKFTPEQFYKALLKEKIVCAPRCGWLRISPHFYINQADIDQLLTTLRKLIS
- a CDS encoding D-alanyl-D-alanine carboxypeptidase, giving the protein MKKAILTLSAISLLLLLFLPFSGKFFGKKTKPANETVANADIDIAKLKPPKKLLSLESYLNRLSESGAPTESQGILMQTLEGKVLVEHNADTPLNPASVMKLSVSYLALKRFDPNHKFKTVAYTYGLIDESKQVLYGDLIIETEGDPNFTLADANNLAASIRSQGIKTIIGELVIKGPLLLRHTSNQIYVNTKLRSSLGLRFTKPTKTSETSKKDDSRILLGVHNSQSLKELLLYMNAHSDNYYAEHLGQMLGGIEVIEKELESEFKLKEEELIITHASGLDYNRITPRASIKIFEKMVKLLRSYKMRIEDIMPVMGVDSGTLVTRLVESSLQGAVVAKTGTLHITDEGASILQGVLYTKEHGPVLFAIFNMVGKVNYFRNEQDTLLKELVTDLSLTPKVVRLENIFPDSAPILTEVKNFPSKKAYGRRNVSIKSKKRR